One Myxocyprinus asiaticus isolate MX2 ecotype Aquarium Trade chromosome 20, UBuf_Myxa_2, whole genome shotgun sequence genomic region harbors:
- the LOC127410988 gene encoding gap junction delta-2 protein-like, which yields MGEWTILERLLEAAVQQHSTMIGRILLTVVVIFRILIVAIVGETVYDDEQTMFVCNALQPGCNQACYDKAFPISHIRYWVFQIIMVCTPSLCFITYSVHQGAKHKERRFSTATVFLTLDNKEQDSLKREESKNQKIKNTIVNGVLQNSENPTKEAEPDCLEDKEMTTSKTKPVKSKMKRQEGISRFYIIQVVFRNALEIGFLVGQYFLYGFNVPAVYECDRYPCIKEVECYVSRPTEKTVFLVFMFAVSGFCVILNLAELNHLGWRKIKTAVRGVQARRKSIYEIRNKDLPRMSMPNFGRTQSSDSAYV from the exons ATGGGGGAATGGACCATACTAGAGAGGCTCCTGGAGGCTGCTGTCCAGCAGCACTCCACGATGATAGGAAG GATCCTACTAACTGTGGTGGTGATTTTCCGGATCTTAATCGTAGCTATAGTTGGAGAGACAGTGTACGATGATGAGCAGACCATGTTTGTCTGTAACGCTTTACAGCCGGGCTGTAACCAGGCGTGTTATGACAAGGCTTTCCCCATATCTCACATCCGATATTGGGTCTTTCAGATCATCATGGTGTGCACGCCAAGTCTTTGTTTCATCACGTACTCGGTCCATCAGGGAGCAAAGCATAAAGAGCGGCGGTTTTCCACTGCCACCGTCTTCCTCACGCTTGACAACAAGGAGCAAGATTCCTTGAAACGAGAGGAAAGCAAGAATCAAAAGATCAAAAACACCATCGTGAATGGAGTACTTCAAAACTCGGAGAACCCCACCAAAGAGGCCGAGCCTGACTGCTTGGAGGACAAAGAGATGACCACTTCGAAAACTAAGCCTGTCAAGTCCAAAATGAAGCGCCAGGAAGGCATTTCCCGGTTCTATATCATACAGGTGGTGTTCAGAAACGCTCTGGAAATCGGCTTCCTGGTGGGCCAGTATTTCTTGTATGGATTCAACGTGCCAGCCGTGTATGAGTGTGACCGATACCCATGTATCAAAGAGGTGGAGTGTTACGTGTCCAGACCAACGGAGAAAACCGTCTTCCTCGTCTTCATGTTCGCGGTCAGTGGCTTTTGCGTAATTCTCAATCTGGCCGAGCTCAATCATTTGGGTTGGAGGAAGATCAAAACGGCCGTGAGGGGCGTGCAGGCCCGGAGGAAGTCCATCTACGAGATTAGGAACAAGGATTTGCCCCGGATGAGTATGCCCAATTTTGGCCGCACTCAGTCCAGCGACTCTGCCTACGTGTAA